In one window of Bombus vancouverensis nearcticus chromosome 10, iyBomVanc1_principal, whole genome shotgun sequence DNA:
- the LOC117157130 gene encoding uncharacterized protein LOC117157130: MQIPAIFVTCLLTWGLVHASIELSAPKQESALAEQLLLKNVDTSAKRKENGAPKLGESTAAALASTKATAAAEAKASAKVKASALALAEAFLRASAASAAATAKAAAAVKEATQAQLLAQEKALIALKTQSEQQAASARADAAAAAAASALERAQASSRTATIAQDVSSDLEKRVATLAAAESGATLRAEQSAAQSKWSAAVAAQTAAAAAATETKATASSETTAAATSKAAVLAADASSAEAAAAAEAQSASRIAGAAATEGSSNWASENSQTAQLEASAAAKATAAAAIGDGAVLGLGRDAGAAAQSAAEVKALAEASASLNALDKDTCQWPYKTGKSCPNRHQSCEAASKMKIPSILAVSLLVWGLASASKPLIANAQVGKVKTETSSSSEIETLVSGSQTLVSGSETLASESEALASESEALTSETEIASLTTATKDELILKGEPILGKKLGTGASEVAAASGEAIATSLGAGQAAAEAQAAAAAQAKSAAAAAANAGESTNSAAALVAAAAAAQGKAAAAAAIATKASLEAAEAAEEAESAVASARAASGKAETLASTAAAANARAALQAEKSNELAQAEAAAAAEAQAKAAAAAKATQLALKVAEIAVKTEADAAAAAVAAAKARAVADAAAARATAVNAIAEAEEEASAQAESAAGVAQAAASAAAEAQASASAAAATSEASAEAGAWAGELKLPPLARLSPLKKENTEEWSVK, from the exons ATGCAGATCCCAGCGATTTTCGTCACGTGCCTGCTCACATGGGGCCTGGTGCACGCAAGTATCGAACTCAGTGCCCCCAAGCAGGAGTCTGCCCTCGCGGAGCAGCTCCTATTGAAGAACGTGGACACTAGCGCGAAGCGAAAGGAGAACGGCGCCCCGAAGCTCGGCGAGAGCACAGCTGCGGCTCTGGCTAGTACCAAGGCAACTGCAGCCGCAGAGGCTAAGGCATCCGCCAAAGTGAAAGCTTCTGCCTTGGCCCTCGCTGAGGCTTTCTTGCGTGCGTCGGCAGCGTCTGCTGCTGCTACGGCCAAAGCTGCTGCCGCTGTAAAAGAAGCAACGCAGGCACAGCTGCTGGCACAGGAGAAGGCTTTGATAGCGTTGAAAACTCAATCTGAGCAACAAGCTGCCTCTGCTCGCGCGGACGCCGCGGCTGCCGCAGCCGCATCCGCGCTAGAACGCGCCCAGGCCTCCTCCAGAACGGCCACCATCGCTCAAGACGTTTCCAGCGATTTGGAGAAACGTGTCGCCACCTTAGCCGCCGCTGAATCAGGTGCCACCCTCAGAGCAGAACAATCCGCCGCGCAATCGAAATGGTCCGCCGCAGTGGCCGCCCAAACCGCCGCTGCTGCAGCCGCTACAGAAACAAAGGCCACCGCTTCCTCGGAAACCACCGCTGCCGCTACTAGTAAGGCCGCCGTGTTGGCCGCTGACGCTAGCAGCGCAGAAGCTGCCGCTGCAGCGGAGGCACAATCCGCTTCGCGGATCGCAGGTGCAGCAGCCACCGAGGGATCTTCCAACTGGGCTAGCGAGAACTCGCAAACCGCACAACTGGAAGCTTCCGCCGCAGCGAAGGCCACCGCAGCCGCAGCTATCGGAGATGGAGCTGTTCTAGGACTTGGACGGGACGCTGGTGCCGCGGCTCAGTCAGCCGCTGAAGTTAAAGCCTTAGCTGAAGCTAGTGCCAGCTTAAATGCTTTAGACAAGGACACG TGCCAATGGCCGTATAAAACGGGCAAATCGTGTCCCAATCGGCATCAATCTTGCGAAGCAGCCTCGAAGATGAAGATTCCATCGATACTCGCGGTGTCCCTGCTGGTTTGGGGTCTGGCCAGCGCAAGCAAACCACTCATTGCCAATGCGCAAGTAGGAAAGGTCAAGACCGAAACGTCATCGTCCTCAGAAATCGAGACGTTGGTGTCAGGAAGCCAGACATTGGTGTCAGGAAGTGAGACATTGGCTTCGGAAAGCGAGGCATTGGCGTCAGAAAGCGAGGCATTGACGTCAGAAACCGAGATAGCGAGCTTGACAACTGCCACGAAGGACGAGCTCATACTAAAGGGCGAACCTATCCTTGGAAAGAAACTAGGAACCGGGGCGTCGGAAGTAGCGGCGGCCTCTGGCGAGGCTATCGCAACTTCCCTTGGCGCGGGACAAGCTGCAGCAGAGGCACAAGCCGCCGCCGCTGCGCAAGCAAAATCAGCAGCGGCAGCTGCCGCGAATGCAGGTGAATCCACCAACAGTGCTGCTGCGTTGGTTgctgcagcagcagcagcacaaGGAAAAGCGGCTGCCGCCGCAGCAATCGCGACGAAGGCTAGCTTAGAGGCCGCAGAGGCTGCTGAGGAAGCTGAGTCGGCTGTGGCCTCGGCCAGGGCTGCCTCCGGAAAGGCGGAAACGCTCGCATCGACCGCCGCTGCTGCGAATGCCCGTGCTGCTCTCCAAGCGGAAAAATCGAACGAGCTAGCGCAAGCTGAGGCTGCAGCCGCCGCCGAAGCCCAGGCTAAAGCCGCCGCTGCTGCCAAGGCAACACAACTCGCCCTTAAAGTTGCCGAAATTGCGGTGAAAACGGAAGCAGATGCAGCAGCTGCCGCCGTTGCGGCCGCAAAAGCCAGAGCAGTCGCAGACGCAGCCGCAGCTCGTGCGACCGCAGTGAACGCCATTGCTGAGGCGGAAGAAGAAGCCTCGGCACAAGCGGAGAGCGCCGCTGGTGTAGCACAAGCAGCCGCCTCCGCTGCTGCGGAAGCACAAGCTTCTGCATCTGCCGCTGCGGCGACTTCAGAGGCATCCGCCGAAGCTGGTGCATGGGCAGGAGAGCTTAAGTTACCTCCGTTGGCACGTCTTTCCCCATTGAAGAAGGAAAACACCGAAGAATGGTCAGTGAAGTAA